In Plasmodium relictum strain SGS1 genome assembly, chromosome: 7, the genomic stretch NNNNNNNNNNNNNNNNNNNNNNNNNNNNNNNNNNNNNNNNNNNNNNNNNNNNNNNNNNNNNNNNNNNNNNNNNNNNNNNNNNNNNNNNNNNNNNNNNNNNNNNNNNNNNNNNNNNNNNNNNNNNNNNNNNNNNNNNNNNNNNNNNNNNNNNNNNNNNNNNNNNNNNNNNNNNNNNNNNNNNNNNNNNNNNATAATAgtaataagaataataataatagtaataagaataataataatagtaataagaataataataatagtaataagaataataataatattgataatattaatatagaGGAAAgttatatgaataataatgatcattataattgttttattcatgataataataaatgtaaTAATGGCTTTAATACTTCTGAGAATCTAAATAATGATTATAAtgtaaaacaaaataatatgaGTAAAagtagtaataaaaatataaatttaaatgaaaataatataaatgattttaataaaattaatataaattattcaaaaaagAAGAATTCTATTCATTGTTATTCATCAAATGGTAATGATATTTATAAGTCTTGTGAGGAATATTGTGGTGATCAAGGTAAGGTTTCAAGTAATGGATATTTAACTACAACTGAAATTGAATCAAAAAGTACAACTGAGAACACAGCCAAAAGTTCttttgatgaaaaaaatgaaaataaatcaaggaatatagataaaaataaaatttatcataatatagaagaaaacatagaaaaagaaaagataaaaaaaaataaaaaagaaattgcTTACAATCAAATTAATAATAggaatttcataaaaaatggagattatgaaaattttgagGTGTcaagaaataataatttttcatttactaataatataattataaataataaagattatAAAGATGATGATCAAAGTAACGAAAAAGAAAGACAGAAAATAAGAACTTCattaagtaataaaaatcaCGAAAAAGCGCTTGatgaaaacaaaaacaaactGCTagtaaataaagaaaaacaaaaaaaaagtagtaatttaaaaaatctaTTAAATAAAGTGGACAGTAATAAAATGACGTCAGTAGTAAATAACAATTTCAActctaataatttaattttaaaagatgAAAGTAGTAATTCAAGCAATAGTAGTAACATTAATAGTAGTAGAAGTAATAGTAGCAGCAGTAGTAATAGTAGTAATGATAGTGGTTCTAATCAAACAAATTCTGATTTTAGTCAgtgtaataataaagaaaacataaaaaataaatctcATAATAATTCTAAAAGAGAAAATGAATTACTTAATAATCTTAACTCTATTACAACAAAAGAACACCCTGCTggtattataaattattctaCTACATGTTATATTAATGTTGTAATGCAGTGTTTGTcagttttttttaagttaatTTACACATTACATAATTATGTAACAGCCAAGTATAAGAATGTGAATTTTTCAAGTGATGACACTGATCATATGAATTCgtcttttataaataaaaatttttttacaaatagtattccttttaatttatttggaaataataataaaaaaaaagatgaacgTTTGTTGTTTAccttttcatataaattatttcaaCTAAGTAAAATGCATAGTAAAGGAAAAGTATTGTGTGTCAATAAAttgttaaatttattaaatgataaatattcttatttatttgaatataATGAGCAACAAGATTGTCATGAGTTTCTTCTTTTAGTGTTCGattttattcataatatGATGAAAGTAATTGATGATACagtagataataataatcaaatagaatactatttaaaaaaagagcaGTCTATTATATATGATCTTTTTTTAGGtttaatagaagaaaaaattacatgTTCTCAATGTGAATatgttaattatatatatcaaccagtttataatttaagtgtaaatatttttaaaaaaaatccagaaaataacttaaatgataatttagtggaatattttaaaaaagaagaagttAATTCAACATGCGAAAAATGCAAATgcaaaaaaatgtttaaattttcatgTGTGTATAAGCAACCAAATATTCTTATTATCCATATGATTCGCTTATTAGAAGATGGATctaaaatagataaaaatatcaaatttgatataaataatttttcaattcaaaatattctaaagaaaaaaaataatcaatatattgaaaatcctaaaaaatataatttatgcGGTGTAATAGTACATAGAGGACTAAATGCAAACTGCGGCCATTATATTTGCTATACTAAGAGAAAGCATACTAATGGAGTTTATATGGTAAATAAAacaacaacaaaaaaaaaaaaatatattaatattattatttatatattctattttatttttgataatttaatatataatgacATTTTCAAccaatttaatatatatttaatcaTTTATTCTGTTTTTTTGTatcatttttgttattttattttatttttagtggTACAAATTTGATGATAGTACAGTATCTGCTGTTGATGTTGAAGAAGTTGAATCATCTAAAGCATATTGTCTTTTTTATCAAAGTCAATAATtcaatacttttttttttaatattctttttttatatctatatatttaaatttttctttttttttttttttaactgaTCTCAttttatacttatttttcctcattttctattttaaaatattgatttcattatttccaatcatatataatttttatattatttttttttcatgatTTATTTGAACCTTGGATTTTCCTTCactattttctatttttcataaatggGAAATTacaaaagaaattttaaataaaaattttttgcaataataaaaaaaaaggaaagttaaaattctatatttaaaaaattacgtGAATTTTTctgaaaaaaacaatttttggactttaaaaaaaaaaaaaaatatattcatttaggCATTTACATATAAGACATAATAAATcaaagtaatataaaaattttaacaaaaaagttataaaaaaaaaattcgtaaaaaattttcataaaaaatttttaggcatttatatttttattaaatatattatgataatatatatatatatatatatatagtaatacaattttcaataaaaaaataattttgataaataATCTTAACAAAGGAATAAACATTGATAAGATTTTGTAATTTTAGggatgaaaagaaaaaaaaaaaaattgtatttaATACAAATTCTctgaaattttttctttttttttttttagtaaatcaacttttcatttacattttctttaaaactttcattaatattttccttatgaaaattttcttcttctaattcattttcatcatcatctgatttgtctttttttacttttacgtttacttttattaagtCCTTAAATACTTTGGAGAATTTAAAATGAGGCATATGGCTACTTTCTATATGAATATCTTCTTTTGTtctcatatttttaatacatcttttttttctataaacaTTATAATACATACCAAATTTgtgaatataaattttttcattattttctaaatgtttataaatattatcaaaaattccattcattattttttcaacAGTTTTTTTGCTCTCTTTTGTTTCCATTGAAACTTCTTCTATTATTTGTTTCTTTGTAATTGCCTGATCatatcatataaaaattacagTTATCTTattaatattcatattttatgtatttttttttttttttcttttaaccTGTGATATAGGAATTTTAGAGGAAGTCTGATATAATGCATTTTTGTTATATGGATTACTTACGCTAATTTTGCTGTTAATAATATTGTTCTTATGAACATTAATAAAAGCTCGACGTGAAATAactattttaaatatgaaaaagaaaaaatacagTATAACgtacattttaaaaaatatatattttaaaatattgtatgtgaaaaattaaaaaaatatatacataaatatatattattattattattcatttcatttacaaatttttatttatgatcattaaaaatatgaaccttttatatataaataatatttattctttaaaattacttttttttatatgtgtatttttatttcaaaaaaaaaaaaattaaattaaaataaaatagtaaaataaaatattactttTAATCATctgaaaatacaaaaaaaaaaaggaaaaaatttgtggatctttttaatatatcaatACAAATGTTcgagaatataaaaaaaaaaaaaaaattcaattgAAAAATTCAAGATTTTTCAattctttaataatattttacagaataaaaaaaaaaaataaataaaataaaagcgaatcttttatttttttaattctagaAGCATGTccaaaaaaattgtattttattataccgcatttgttttattatacaACAAAATATACAatggaaaataataatattgattttgtataaattttaacttatttttgtattttcttATCATTAgaagaattatatataaaacgacaatttttttttttccctttttttcTAATCATTATTACAAAAGTTTTAgtatttctaatttttttctattatgaTTTTATAatcttaatttaaaaaataaaaaaaaaaactaaaatattatttctttttttttttttaaaggttaaagtataaattaataatttttatatattaatgcgtaaaaattatcttttattaaaatccCATATAAATATCTATGTGTAATATGAGTTGTGTTgcttatgaatttttttttttcttgcaTCTAAAAAATAAGAGTATGACTATCTTGTAATAATATTCTTAAATAATTCTCACAATCATAGAAAATTTTagattattttttgaaatttttttcaaaataagtgattttaatatataataaaatatcagtgtattatatatatattatatatatatattattaaaataaaaattattcttttttttattttaaataactaTATTGCTTCTTTTTTTGCCACTTCAGAACAAAAATTCCTAATTTCACattaagaaatatttaaatatatataagtttttttgggtatttattaaattaaaatatagtaaaggaacaataaaaacaaaaattattttattattctaaTTTATGATGAAAGCAAAATAccttataaataatatattgtGATAAATTTAACTAATTGTTATTATATTATGTATaaggttaaaaaaaataaagcaaatttactttatatattttaaaataggaATTCCTTTAATTcctatgaaaaatatttcatcatCTTCTAAATATATGAACTTTTGTTGGAGTATACGTAATGATAAATAACAATGtagaattaattaaatattttgttgaatttatatacatttttcaaagttataaaaa encodes the following:
- the HU gene encoding bacterial histone-like protein, putative, with the protein product MYVILYFFFFIFKIVISRRAFINVHKNNIINSKISVSNPYNKNALYQTSSKIPISQAITKKQIIEEVSMETKESKKTVEKIMNGIFDNIYKHLENNEKIYIHKFGMYYNVYRKKRCIKNMRTKEDIHIESSHMPHFKFSKVFKDLIKVNVKVKKDKSDDDENELEEENFHKENINESFKENVNEKLIY